In a genomic window of Piliocolobus tephrosceles isolate RC106 chromosome 1, ASM277652v3, whole genome shotgun sequence:
- the LOC111545273 gene encoding LOW QUALITY PROTEIN: olfactory receptor 2A12-like (The sequence of the model RefSeq protein was modified relative to this genomic sequence to represent the inferred CDS: inserted 2 bases in 1 codon): protein MGHKNSSTVTELVLMGFSSHPQSETPLFFLFSLAYLANCFGNTAIITLVVLRSPLQTAMYIFLCHLAFLNTLFSTIVVPKKLYNFLATSKVISYNFCLAQTSITLFLEVTECFLLAVMALDRYVAICFPLRYLLIVNTPVCXALALGAWTTGVFASVVPLFLTVLPLCGPYVVDYVFCELPILLHMFCADTSLQEAMMLAGGTGTVLLPFLLIILSYLRILVAVMRIDSVEGRKKVFSTCTSHLTAVTIYYGTGLIRYMRPKSLYSAEGDKLISLFYAVINPMLNPFIYSLKNMEVKQAMGRVIGKYRNKIKSHTRMCRS, encoded by the exons ATGGGACATAAGAATTCCAGCACCGTCACTGAGCTGGTCCTTATGGGATTTTCCAGTCATCCCCAAAGCGAGACACCCCTCTTCTTCCTGTTCTCTCTGGCCTACTTGGCAAATTGTTTTGGAAACACAGCCATCATCACTTTGGTCGTTCTGCGTTCCCCTCTCCAGACAGCCATGTATATCTTCCTTTGTCACCTGGCCTTTCTCAACACACTTTTTAGCACAATCGTGGTCCCCAAGAAGCTCTATAACTTCCTTGCAACCAGCAAAGTCATCTCTTACAACTTCTGCCTTGCTCAGACCTCCATCACCTTATTCCTGGAGGTGACTGAGTGCTTTCTTCTTGCAGTGATGGCACTGGACCGCTATGTGGCCATTTGTTTCCCACTGAGGTACCTGCTCATCGTGAACACGCCTGTGTG GGCACTGGCTCTGGGAGCCTGGACCACAGGCGTTTTTGCTTCAGTGGTGCCTCTGTTCCTCACAGTCCTCCCACTCTGTGGTCCTTATGTTGTTGACTATGTTTTCTGTGAACTGCCCATCCTTCTTCACATGTTCTGTGCAGATACATCCCTGCAGGAGGCCATGATGCTTGCAGGAGGGACCGGAACAGTGTTACTCCCCTTCCTCCTCATTATTCTCTCCTACCTGCGCATCCTGGTGGCTGTGATGAGAATAGACTCAGTTGAGGGCAGGAAAAAAGTCTTTTCAACCTGCACTTCCCATCTGACTGCGGTGACCATATATTATGGAACAGGATTAATCAGATACATGAGGCCCAAGTCCCTTTACTCAGCAGAGGGAGACAAACTGATCTCCTTGTTCTATGCGGTCATCAACCCTATGCTGAATCCTTTCATTTACAGCCTGAAGAACATGGAAGTGAAGCAGGCTATGGGAAGAGTTataggaaaatacagaaataaaattaaatcacatACTAGGATGTGTAGAAGTTAA